The Stigmatella aurantiaca DW4/3-1 genome contains the following window.
GCTCGGGCATGCCCTCCACCGTGGCCCCGGCGCTGGGGGGGCCCGAGGGCCGCGAGGGCGGCACCGCGAGGGGTGCCCCCCCCTGCGAGTCCGCGCCCCGGCGGCCGAGGATGAAGGCCCCCACCACCAGGGCGGTCACCACGATGGTGCCCACACCGATGAGGACCCACTTGAGGATGCCCGGCTTCGGCGGCGGCGCGCCGGGAGGCGGGGGAGAGACAGCGGTCATGGCATCCACTCCTTGAAGCGGAAGAAGCCGAGGAAGGCAGTGTTCTGGGGCACGGGGCGCCACTCGATGGGCGCCTCCGTGGCGAGCGTGTGCAGCACGCCGGTGCGCACGGCGGCGCCCTTCTCGCCCGGGTGATAGACCACACGGGCGGGCGCGTGCGCCTTGTCCTCCGGGCGCACCACCAGCATGAGGTGGAAGACGGGACCCGCCTCCTGCTCCTGGCGGAAGGCGACCAGGTCCCCCGTGCGCAGCGCCTCGAAGGCGGCCTCATCGCGGCCCAGGGGCAGAAAGTTGCGCGTCAGCAGCGTCTCCGCGTCCGCGAACTCCGAGGGCTGGCCGCGGACATCGCTCCACAGCGGCCGGGCGAGCCGCTCGGGATAGAAGCGCCGGTGCGCGGCGCGGTAGGCAAAGCGCACCAGGCCCGCGCAGTCGCGCTGGTCCGGGTGCCACGCGGGATCCTCCTGCTGGAGTTGCGCGAGCGCCACCTGGGCCAGCTCACGCCGCAGGAGCACGTCCCGGGCCTCGCGCGGGCCGGACACGGCGGGCGCACCCGGAGCGGTGGGAGCCTGGGGCCCAGCGCCCGCGAGCACGAGGATGAGGGACAGGACACGCATGGAGCGGAGGCCAGAAGGGGCTCAGTCCCCGCCCTCGTACTCCCCGCCCTCGTCCCCGCCGCCCTCGCCCCCGGTGCTGATCGCCTGGGCGGTCTCCTCCAGGTTCTTGGGCCAGGAGGGGTGCGCGGGCTTCGGGTCCTGCGAGGGCACGTACACCTCCGCCTGGTTGTCCCCGAGGATGTTGATCCACGCCAGCACGCGGGTGGTGCCCGGGGTGGCCAGGGGGATGCGCACCATGCGGCGCACCTCGCCGGGCGTGCCCTCGAAGAGGGCCAGGTTGAGCGTGGCCACCGTGTGGGCCTTGTCGCCGCTGGGCCAGTAGTTGGTGGCCACCAGGTAAACGCCCTTGGGCGGCGCCCGGTGGATATAAAGGTAGGGGCCGTAGGCGGGCTGGTCGAAGTCCCCGCCCTGCTCGTTGAGGAAGAACGTGCCGCCGCTGGGGCTGGCGGTGTCCGCCCAGTACACGTGCGCCATCTTGGTGCCGTCGAGCCGCGGGCCCGTGTCCGGCGCGGAGGAGACGCTCTCCTTCGTGGGCTCGTAGACGTGAAGGTCCGTGTACACCCCTTCCGTGTCGCTGGTGAGGATGACCTTCAAGGGCACGGGGGGAATCTGCGCGTAGGCCGTCACCTGGGCGCGCTCGGTGCCCGCCTTGTTCGTGGCCATCACGGTGACGATGTTCTTGCCGCTGGCGGCGGGGAACTTGCGGCTGAAGCGCCCACCGTAGGTGCGCATCAGGTAGCGGTCTCCGTTGATGGAGACGACCACCGGATCCACGGTGGTGTCACTGATGGACCCCTCCACGAGCATCATCCGGTCCACCGTCCAGCCGCCCGTGGGCGCGGTGAGGGTGACCTTGGCGGGCTGGGTGCCCTTGCCGATGGGAACCCCTTGCTGGCGCGGATGTGCCGGGGGCGTCTGGGTCAGAAGGAGGGCCAGGAAGGCAGTCAGCATGGGAGAGCCGTCTGGGGGCGCAATGGGTCCCCCGAAGCATTGACGGGGTCACAGCGTGCGGCAGTGGGGGCCTGATTTCAAGCCGCCCTCGCACGCGGAGGTGCTGGGGGGGTCTTCCCGCTCCAGGGGGAGGCTGAAACAGAACGTCGAACCCTCTCCCGGGACGCTCTCCAGCCAGATGTGGCCGCCATGGGCCTCGATGATTTGCCAGCTCAGGTGCAGGCCCATGCCCACGACGCCCACATACCCGGGCGCCCCAGAGGGAAGCGGCTCATAGAGGGGCTCGAAGACGTGGGGCTGGCGATCGGGGGGAATGCCGGGCCCATGGTCGCTCACGGACACCAAGGCCCGGTTGCCCTCGCACGAGAGCCGGACCTCGATGGGCCCCGAGGGGGGGGAGTAGCGGATGGCGTTCTCCAGCAGGTGCGCCACCACCTCCCCCATGCGCTGATGGTCCGCGTCGACGATGGTGGGCTCGCCAGTCTCCAGGTAGATGGGGTTCTCCGTCGTCCGCGAGAGGCTCTTGACCCGCTCCGTGACGAGGGCCTTCAGGTCGAGCCGGTCCCGCTCCAGCTTCGGAA
Protein-coding sequences here:
- a CDS encoding DUF1175 family protein; its protein translation is MRVLSLILVLAGAGPQAPTAPGAPAVSGPREARDVLLRRELAQVALAQLQQEDPAWHPDQRDCAGLVRFAYRAAHRRFYPERLARPLWSDVRGQPSEFADAETLLTRNFLPLGRDEAAFEALRTGDLVAFRQEQEAGPVFHLMLVVRPEDKAHAPARVVYHPGEKGAAVRTGVLHTLATEAPIEWRPVPQNTAFLGFFRFKEWMP
- a CDS encoding DUF2135 domain-containing protein; this translates as MLTAFLALLLTQTPPAHPRQQGVPIGKGTQPAKVTLTAPTGGWTVDRMMLVEGSISDTTVDPVVVSINGDRYLMRTYGGRFSRKFPAASGKNIVTVMATNKAGTERAQVTAYAQIPPVPLKVILTSDTEGVYTDLHVYEPTKESVSSAPDTGPRLDGTKMAHVYWADTASPSGGTFFLNEQGGDFDQPAYGPYLYIHRAPPKGVYLVATNYWPSGDKAHTVATLNLALFEGTPGEVRRMVRIPLATPGTTRVLAWINILGDNQAEVYVPSQDPKPAHPSWPKNLEETAQAISTGGEGGGDEGGEYEGGD